The Streptomyces sp. NBC_00286 nucleotide sequence GAGCGGAGGACGATCGGGGCTGCGGCGCTCGATGTGGGGGCTGTCGGGCTCGGCTGCATGCCGATGAGCTGGGCGTACTCGGCTTCCCGGCAGCGGGGCGATGAGTCGCTGCGGACCCTGCACACGGCCCTCGACCGGGGCTCCAGCCTCCTCGACACCGCCGACATGTACGGGCCCTTCACCAATGAGCTGCTGGTGGGCCGGGTCCTCAAGGAGCGGCGGCCGGAGGCGTTCGTCTCCACCAAGTGCGGGCTGCTGGTCGGTGAGCAGCACATCGTGGCCAACGGCCGCCCCGGGTATGTGAAACGGGCCTGCGACGCCTCGCTGCGGCGGCTGCAGACGGACGTCATCGACTTGTACCAGCTGCATCGCGCCGACCCCGAGGTGCCGGTCGAGGAAACCTGGGGCGCCATGGCCGAGCTCGTGACGGCCGGGAAGGTGCGGGCACTCGGGCTGTGCGCGGTGGGCGCCCGCTCCGGCCGTCGCTCGGGGGCACACCTGCACGACGGAACGATCCGGCAGCTGGAGCGGGTGCAGCAGGTCTTCCCGGTGAGCGCGGTGGAGGCGGAGTTGTCGGTGTGGTCGCCGGAGGCACTCGACGGGCTGCTGCCGTGGTGCGAGGCGCGCGGCGTGGGTTTCCTGGCCGCGATGCCGCTCGGCAACGGCTTCCTGACCGGCACGCTCACGCCCGGCGAGGGCTTCGAACCCGATGACGTACGCGCCCGGCATCCTCGCTTCACCGCCGAGATGATGGCCGCGAACCAGCCGATCGTGGCCGGTCTGCGCCGTATCGCACGGCGGATCGGTGAGGAGACCGGTGCGGAGGTCACTCCGGCGCAGGTGGCGCTCGCATGGGTGCTCGCGCAGGGGCGGCATGTGGTGCCGGTGCCGGGGGCGAAACGGGAGCGGTGGGCGGCCGAGAACGCCGGGGCGGCGGGGCTGCGGCTGTCGGCGCGGGATCTGGCGGAGGTGGCGGAGCTGCCTGCGGCTAAGGGGTCGTGGGACTGAGCGGGACGGGCTGAGTGGAGCGGCCTGAGCGGAACGCAGCACGGGGTCACGGCAGCATGAGGTCACGGCAGCACGGGCTTACAGCTCGAGCACAGACTCACAGGTTGATGAGCGAGGGTGGTGCGGAGGGCTCGTAAAGGTCTCGCCGTGATGCCCGGCCGGATCTCGTCGCATTTCGCGTTCTGAGATCGGGAACCTGTGAGGCGGTTGCGGTGTATGAACAGTAGAACCTGCCGCGTCGAAGGGATCCAGATCGTGCAACGTCGAGCTGTGACGGCCGTGTTGGCCGCTGCCGCCCTCCTGCTGACGGCCGGCTGTTCTTCCGGCGACGAAGGGGGGTCGGACGGCGGAGCGAACGCCGCCCCGAGTCGTACGGAACCGGGGTCCTCCCCCGGCGGGCAGGCGACCGGTGAGGCGCCGCCCGCGAAGGGCTCCGTGAAGGTCGTGCGGACCGTCGCCGAGGGCCTGAACACGCCGTGGGGCCTCGCGCCACTGCCCGAAGGCGACCTGCTGGTGTCCTCGCGCGACGAGGGGACGATCACCCGGGTCGACACGAAGAGCGGCAAGAAGACCGAGGTGGGCACGGTGCCGGGCGTCGCCGCCGCCGGCGAGGGCGGCCTGATGGGGCTCGCCCTCTCACCGGAGTACGCCTCGGACCGCATGGTCTACGCGTACTTCACCTCGGCGTCCGACAACCGCATCGTGCGCATGCTGTACGACGCGGAGAAGCCGGCCGGTGAACAACTGGGCGCTCCCGACACGGTGTTCAGGGGCATCCCGAAGGGCACGAATCACAACGGCGGGCGGATCGCCTTCGGCCCGGACAAGATGCTCTACGCCGGCACGGGCGAGCGGTACGAACCTGACCTGGCCCAGGACAAGGGCTCCCCGGGCGGCAAGATCCTCCGCCTGACCCCGGACGGCGAGCCGGCTCCGGGCAACCCCTTCGACAACGCCGTCTACTCCTACGGTCACCGCAATGTGCAGGGCCTGGCCTGGGACTCCGAAAAGCGCCTGTGGGCCTCCGAGTTCGGCCAGCAGACCTGGGACGAGCTGAACCACATCGAGCCTGGCGACAACTACGGCTGGCCGGACGCCGAGGGCGAGTCCGACGACTCCCAGTACCACAACCCGATCGCCCAGTGGGGCGTGGCCGAGGCCTCCCCCAGCGGCATCGCCTACGCGGAGGGCTCCATCTGGATGGCGGGCCTGCGCGGCAAGCGCCTGTGGCGCATCCCCCTGAACGGCACGGAGCGGGCGGCCGACCCCCAGGCCTTCCTGGAGGAAGAGCACGGCCGCCTGCGCACGGTGGTCTCGGCAGGCGAGAACAAGCTGTGGCTGGTCACCAGCGAAACGGACGGCCGGGGCACCCCGGAGGACGGGGACGACAAGATTCTTGAGCTGGAGGTGACGTAGCTGGGGGTGCAGCTCCGAAGCTCCGGGTACCTTCAGTCCCCGCCGGGGTCCGGCTTCGCGGGCGCCCCGGCGTCCGGTTCCGTGCGCCCTCGGGCGTCCGGTTCCGCGGGAACTCCGGTCTCCGGCTTCGCGGGCGCCCTGGCATCTGCTTCCGTGGGCACCCCGGCCTCCGGCTTCGCGGGCGCCCTGGCATCTGCTTCCGGGGACATCCCGGCGTCCGATTCCGGGGACATCCCGGCCTCCGGCTTCGCGGGCGACCCAGCGTCCGGTTCCGTGGGCATCCCGGCGTCGGGTTCCGCGGGCATCCCGGCCTCCGGCTTCGCGGGCGACCCAGCGTCCGGTTCCGTGGGCATCCCGGCGCCGGGTTCCGGCGGCGCCAGACCAGGCAGCCGTACGACGACCTTGCCGGACGTGAGGTCTATCGGCCCCCGCCCCGGGTCGCTGTCCCCGGCGTCCTCGCGGGTCATCTCGAGACGGTTGCGCTCGTCCTGGGTGTGCTTGCGGCCGGGGGCGAACAGTTCCTCGAACATGTTGAACACGGCGCCTCCCTCGGCCCGGGGTCCTTACAGCCTAGGCCTCAGCCGGCTGCTTCAGCAGCGGGTGTCTCGGATGGGAACAGCCGTAGCCGGTGGGCCAGGGCCGCTGCCTCGCCTCGGCCGGAGACGTTCAGTTTGGCGAGGATGTTGGAGACGTGGACGCTGGCGGTCTTCGGGGAGATGAAGAGTTCCTCGGCTATGCGGCGGTTGCTGCGGCCCGCGGCGACCAGGCGCAGGACGTCGCGCTCGCGGCTGGTGAGGCCGAGCGCCTCGGCCGGGTCGGCGGGGGCGAGGGCCGACCGCTCCGGGGCCCCCGGGGTGTGCGTCAGGGTGAGACGGGCTCGTTGGGCGAGCAGGGCGATGGACTCGATGAGCGGGCGGGCGCGGAGGTGGTCGGCGACGGCTCCGGCCAGGCGCAGAAGCTCGGTGGCTCGGTCTCGGGCGTCGTCGTCGCCCGGGCCGGAGACCAGCAGCGACTCGGCGAGGCGGTGGCGGACGCGGGCCAGGTCGTAGGGGCGCTCCAGCGACTCGAAGGCGGCGACGGCGGCGGACCAGTCGGCCGGGGTGTCCCGGTCCTCGGCGCGCAGCAGTTCGGCGCGCACCCAGCGCTCGTACGCATGCCAGAGCGGCACGTTCGTGGCGAGCGGCTTGGCGTTCTCCCGGATGCGCTCGATGTGTTCGGCGCGGCCCTGCTCGGCGGCGGGCAGACCGCGGGCGTCGGCCTCCGCGGTGGCGGCGGCGAGGAGCAGCGGCCAGCCGTAGCGCTGGGTGCCGGGTGGCAGGCCGGTTTCCAGGGCGCGGTCGAGTTCGGCGCGGGCGTCGGGGAGGCGGCCTTGGGCGGCGGCGAGAGTAAGTGTGAGCCGGGCCAGCGGCAGGGAGTTCTGCGGCGTGGGGTCATGGGTGCCGTACGCGTCGCGGGCGGCGGCCAGGTGGCGGCCCGCCTCTGCGAGGTGCCCGCGGGCGAGCGCGATGTCGACGAGGCGCAGGAAAGAGCCGCCGCGCGGCTTGGCGCTCGGGAGGGCGTGCTGAGCATGCATCGCGGCCTCACTGGCCTCGTCCCACTGGCCCTGGGAGTAGAGAGACTCCGAGAGGTTGTCCCAAACCCAGGACTCCGACTCCAACAAACCCATTCTGCGGGTGAGTTCAAGACCGTCCCGCAGGATGCCGACGGCCTCCTTGGAGCGGCCGATGCCTTCCAGAATGGACGGCAGGTTCACATGACTGCGGCCCACCTCCCGGGCGGCCCCGATCTCGACCGACTGTCTCCGGACCTCGTACAACTCGGCGAGACCCGCCTCGATATCGCCCGATTCGACCATGAGGCCGCCGAGAGTGAGGCGCGCGTTCAGCTCGATCTCGCGGGCGCCCACCATGCGTGCGTACTCCACGGCACGTTCGGCGTCCGTCAGTGCGTCGGGCCCCGGGGTGTGGAGCATCGACCAGTTGGCGACGGACGTCAGGACCTCGGCGTGCACCTCCGAGGGCGGCAGTCCTCTCACCAGCTCCTCGGCGGTGCCGAGTTCCTTCCAGCCGTCGCCGCGGCCCAGCGCCTGCACCAGTCGGGAGCGCTGGGTCCAGAACCAGGCGGCGCGCAGGGCCTCGTCTTCACCCTCCAGGAGATGAAGGGCCCGCTTGGTGATCTTCAGAGCGCGCTCGCGCTCCCCGCAGTACCGGCCCGCGACGGCCGCCTCGGCCATCAGGTCGAGATAGGTCAGCGGCTGATTCCCCGGGTCGCAGCCGCACGCAGGAGACGGGGCGCAGCCGCAGGGCGGATAGGCCTCGGTGTAGTCGACGGGGCGCAACTCGGCCCGCACGGCGTCGGGGGCGCTGTCCCACAGCTCCATCGCCCGCTCCAGGAGCCGCAGTTGCTCCGAGTGGGCGTGCCGGCGGCGGGCCGCCACGGAGGCTTCGAGCACGGCGGGCAGCGCCTTGGCCGCGTCGTTGGCGTGATACCAGTAGCTGGCCAGGCGTGCGGCGCGCTCATCGGCGGGTACGAGCGTCGGGTCGGCCTCCAGCGCTTCGGCGTACCGCCGGTTGAGGCGGGAGCGCTCGCCGGGCAGCAGGTCGTCGGCGACGGCCTCGCGGACCAGGGAGTGGCGGAAGCGGTAGCCGTCCCCGTCGGGTGTCGCGAGCAGAAGGTTGGCGCCCACGGCGGCCCGCAGCGCCTCGATGAGATCGTCCTCGGAGAGCTGCGCCACGGCGGCGAGCAGCGCGTACTCGACGGTGGAGCCTCCCTCCGCGACGATCCGGGCGACCCGTTGGGAACTCTCGGGCAGGCTCTCGACCCGGACCAGAAGCAGGTCCCGGAGGGAGTCGGTGAGGCCGGTGCGGCAGCCCTCGTTCGCTGCCACGGCGAGCTCCTCGACGAAGAAGGCGTTCCCGTCGGAGCGTTCGAAGATCTCGTCGATCAGGGTCGGGGCGGGCTCGGAAGCGAGGATTCCGGCGATCTGGCGGCCGACTTCCGCGCGGCTGAAGCGGCCGAGTTCGATACGGCGGACCGTGCGCAGCCGGTCCAGCTCGGCCAGCAGCGGACGCAACGGATGGCGGCGGTGGACGTCGTCGGCGCGATAGGTGGCGATGACGACGAGGCGGCCGCTGCGGAGCGTACGGAAGAGGTAGGCGAGGAGGTGGCGGGTCGAGGCGTCGGCCCAGTGCAGGTCTTCCAGGAGTACGACCACCGTGTGCTCGGCGGCGACGCGCTCCAGGAGGCGGACGGTGAGTTCGAAGAGGCGGGCCATGCCCTCCTCGTCGTGCCGCCCCCGCGAGGTGTCGCCCAGCTCGGGCAGCAGCCGGGCCAGCTCCTCCTCCTGCCCGGCCGCGGCGGCGGCCAGCTCGTCGGGCAGTTGACGGCGCAGGGCGCGCAGAGCGGTGGAGAAGGGGGCGAACGGCAGCCCGTCGGCGCCGATCTCGACGCAGCCGCCGAGCGCCACGACAGCGCCCTCGCGGTCGGCCGCGCCGGCGAACTCCTCGATGAGCCGTGTCTTTCCGACGCCCGCCTCACCGCCGACCAGCAACGCCTGTGGCTCTCCCCCAGTGCTGAACGCCTGGGAGGTACCCCCACCGGCAGCGCGGGCGAGCGCGTCGTTCAGCACGTCCAGCTCGTCGGCGCGACCGACGAAAACCGGACTCACAGACCTGGTCTCCACAACGCCGAGCATCGCACAGGGCGCTGACAACGCGGCAGCGATTAACGGCGCCCGCCCGTCCCCCGGCGCCGGCGCCCCGCCCGTCCCCAACTGCCCTGCACGGCGCGGCGGCAGCCCCGTACGGCGCGGTGCCGGGAGTCCCCCCGGACTCCCGGCACCGCTGGCACTTCCGGTCGCACCGCTGGCACTTCCGGTCGCACTGCTGGCACTTCCGGTCGCACTGCTGGCACTTCCGGTCGCGCTGCTGGCGCTCCCGGCGCCTTCCCCGGGCGCCATCACGCCGCGATCACGCCGCGCGTGCGAAGCGGTGGCGGCGTGGATACGGCCGGCGATTCACCCGCCCTTCGGTGTCCTTCGCCGATCGGCGGGCGGCACGGCGGGCGCGGATGGCCTCGCGCACCATCCGGTAGTTGTCGGCCTCGCGGATCATCTCGGCGGAACGGATCTGCTGGATCTCGTACGCGAACATCTCGTACCCCTCATGAAGAAGTCGGTTTCGGGTGTCGCTCTGTGCGATGCCTCAACCTTCGTCTCCCAAGGGGGTGCGTCGCATCGGGAGAGTTCCGCATCTTGCGCACGGGAGGGGCCTTAGGTCCGCCGTAAGAAGCTCGCGGCGGACCTAAGGCCCCTCAGGACGTGCGGTGTTCCAGACTGCTTCCCGGTAGGTGGTTCAGCCGGCGGAGGGCACGGAGAGCAGGACGCCGGAGTACTTGAGGGCCGCCAGCAGCAGACCGATGACGCCGAGCGAGACGCCCGCCCAGGCGACCGACTTGATCCACGGGGCCTGTACGCGGTCGGGGTTCCCGAACGCGGGCCGCACGAGCACCACGACGCCGACGATCAGTGCGGCCACCGCGAAGAGCCCGCCCCACAGAGCGGTGGCCTGCCAGGCATCGCCGTAGAGCGCCTGGAGCTGCGTGGCGACGCTCGCGTTGCCCGCGGCCTGCATCTCGAGCTGGCCGGTGATCTCCTGTCGCGCGGAGGCCACCGTGCCGACCCAGCTGCCGGTCAGCGACACGATGCCGAGCCCGGCGGAGACGACGGCGGCGGCACCCTGGCCCACACCGGAGCCTCCGGCGGCCGAACCGGCGCTGTCACCGGAGTCCAGATGTTCCTGCTCGTCGTCCTGGTACACCTCGGCGTCGGCCTGGTCCGCGGCGGTGTCGCCGTCCTTCGTGAGCTGCACGTCCTCCTCGTCGCGCTTTGCGTCGGTGCCGGTGTGGGTGCCGGCCTCGTCAACTGTCTTGGATCCCATGCCCCGCACCGTACGGACGCTGTCTGAGAAGTGTCTTAATGATCGCCGAGGCGTCTTAGTGATCGTCGCGCGCTGCACGCGCGCGTGCGTCACGCCATTCCGGTGCGAGCACGGACCACACCTCGATGTCCTGGCGCACGCCCCGGTACGGGTAGCTCTCCCGGAGCACGCCGTCGCGGCTCATGCCCAGCCGTCGCGCCACGTTGAGGCTCGGTTCGTTGGCGGTGGACGCCTGCCACTCGACCCGGTGGATGCCGCGCTCGTCGATCGCCCAGTCGATGAGGATCCGCATGGCGCGGGTGACCAGTCCGCGTCCCGCGCCGGCCGGCTCCAGCCAGCAGCCGACCTCGCAGGTGCCCAGCTCGGCGTCGAAGTGCAGGAACAGCACACCGCCGACGAGCTTCCCGTCCAGCCACACGCCGTGCAGGCTGCCGGTGTCGGCGGCGCGCTTGTCGGCGTACGACTGGAGGAGTTCGCGCGCGGAGCCGGCATCCGTGGCGTTCACCCCGAAGGGGATGTGCTGCCCGATGAACTCTCGTCCCCGCTCCAAGTGCGCCAGGAACTCCTCGGCGTGCCAGGGCTCCAGGGGTCGCAGTTCGGCGCCGTCCTCACCCAGGGATATCGCGTACATCCTGCTGCCGCTCCTTCACGAGTACGTCCATCAGTGCACCGTCGCGCGCAGCCGGAATCGTCGCATGGGAGGGGATGGCAGGGCCGGAGTCGGGCGGTTCGATGCTGATGCGGGGCAGGCGGCGGTCGAGCCAGCGTGGCAGCCACCAGTTTGCGCCGCCGAGCATGTGCATCAGGGCGGGCACCAGGAGCGTACGCAGTACGAAGGCGTCGAGCGCGACCGCGGCGGCGAGTGCGATGCCGAACATCGCGATGACGCGGTCGCCGCTGAGCACGAAGGCGAGGAAGACCGAGATCATGATCACGGCGGCGGAGTTGATCACGCGGCTGGTCTCGGCGAGGCCGACGCGGACGGCTCGCCGGTTGTCGCCGGTCTCCAGCCATTCCTCGTACATCCGGCTGACCAGGAAGACCTGATAGTCCATGGAGAGCCCGAAGAGCACGGACACCATGATCACTGGCAGGAAGGGTTCGATCGGGCCCGCGCTGCCGAGGCCCAGCAGCTCACTTCCCCAGCCCCACTGGAAGATCGCGACGACGACGCCGAAGGCGGCGGCGACGGCCGCGACATTCATCGCGGCGGCCTTCAGGGGTATGCCGATGGAGCGGAAGGCGAGCAGCAGCAGGAGGCAGCCGAGCCCGATCACGACGCCCACGAACAGGGGCAGCTTGCCGATGATGACCTCGGCGAAGTCGTCGTAGCCGGCCGTGACACCGCCGACGTGCAGGTCCAGCGAGGTGTCCGCCTCGGCCCGCGGCAGTACGTCGGTGCGCAGCCGGTCGACGAGGTCGCTGGTCTTCTCGGACTGCGGCGAGGACTCAGGGATGACGGTGAGGTACGCGGTGTCGCCACCCTGGTCGTACGTCACCGGGGTCACCGAGGCGACACCTTCGGTGGACCGGAGGGTTTCGTCGAGGTTGTCGAGGGCGAGCCGGTCCTGGCCGCCGTCGACCTCGGTGACGAGGGTCAGCGGGCCGTTGACGCCGGGGCCGAAGCCGTCGGCCAGCAGGTCGTACGCCTGGCGGGTGGTGGCGGTCTCCGGGTTGTTGCCCTGGTCCGAGGTGCCGAGGTGCAGACCGAGGGTGGGCAGCGCCAGCACGGTCATGACGGCGAGGGCGACGACTCCGAGCAGCTTGGGGTGCCGCTCGACGAAGGCGGACCAGCGGGCGGCGAGCCCGGTGGGGATCTCCGGCTCGGGACCGTGCTCGTCCAGGTGCCGGCGCTCGCGTCCGCTGAGGGCGCGCATACCGATGAAGGAGAGCAGCGAGGGCAGCAGGGTCACGGAGGCGGCGACCGTGAGCAGCACGGTCAGGGACGCGGCGATCGCCACGCCGTTCAGGAAGCTGAGCCGCAGGATGAGCATGCCGAGCAGGGCTATACACACCGTTGCGCCCGCGAAGACGACCGCGCGCCCGGTGGTGGCCACCGCGTTGCGCGCGGCCTCCTCGACCGGCAGCCCGCGCTTCAGACCGCGCCGGTGTCTGGTCACGATGAACAGCGCGTAGTCGATCCCGACGCCGAGGCCGACCAGCATGCCGAGCATCGGCGCGAAGTCGGCGACGGTCATGAAATGCCCGAGCAGCACGATCCCCGCGTACGCCGTGCCGACGCTCACCAGAGCCGTGGCGATCGGCAGCAGCGAAGCGGCAAGCGAGCCGAAGGCGAGAAAGAGGACCACGGCGGCGACGATCACGCCGACGACCTCGGCGATATGGCCGCCCGAGGACTCGGTGAGCCCGATGGCGTTACCGCCCAGCTCGACCCGGAGGCCGTCCGTCTCGGCGTCCTTTGCGGTGTCCACGACCGCCTGGACGTGGGCCTTGTCGATGTCCTTGGACTGCTCGTCGAAGGTGACCGAGGCGTAGGCGGTGTGCCCGTCGGCGCTGATCCGCCCGGCGCCCTGGCTGTCGTACGGGTCGGTCACGGAGGCCACGCCGGGCAGTTCCTCGATCTTGTCGAGGGTGCCCTTCATCGTCTGCTCGACGTCGGCGGCGCGTACGGAACCCGCGTCGGAGGCGGTGTGCCAGACGATGGTGTCGCTGTCCCCGCCCATGTCCGGGAAGCTCTTCTTCAGCAGCTGGGCCGCCTGGCCGGATTCCGTGCCGGGCACCTTGTAGTCGTTCGAGTAGGCGGATCCGGCAGCCATTGCGGCGACGGTTGTACCACCGAGCGCCAGGACCCAGAGCAGAACGACAAGAAGGCGGTGCCGGACACACCAGCGTGCGAGTGCTGCCACGAACGAGCTCCCAGTGGGGGTGGGGACTGTGGATCTTTACCGGGAACCGCCGAGCAAAGAACACATGAGCAATACGTGGACAACTCTTGCAGGCCGTAGAGATCGTTAGCCGTTTTCGTGGACTTACTCACAGAAATGCGAGCGAGTTCACAGCGCGCATATGTGAACCCGCTCGCATTTCCCGGCGTCCGCCCCACGCGGCGAATGGCTGCCGGATACGCTCGCGCGTTTCAGCGGCGGGCAGTCGCGTGTCTCAGCCGGACACCCTCGCGCGCCCGTTCTCGATATGCCCCATCAGCCGCCTCCGGAAGGCGGCGTCCCCGGCCGCGGTCACTTCCACGTCGTACCAGCCGTGGGCATCCCGCGTGGCATGCGCGAAAGCCACCGCTCGCCCCGGCTGCACGGTGAGCTTCCGGTCACCGGCGGCGGCGTAACCAAGTGAAGTGGCGGCCGGCAGCACATCGTTGAACATCATCATGCAGATCGCCGCGTCCGTCGGCACAGCGCTGACGGCATTGCTGCTGACGGCTACGGACGGGTTCCGTACGACGTTGCTGTGCGGGGTGGGGCTGATGGCACTGGCGTTGCCGATGGCGCTGCGGCTGCCGAACCGCCGCCCCTGACCCCTGAACGACGAACGCCGGTGGGGCTGGAGTGCTCCAGCCCCACCGGCGTTCAGACACGCTCCCGAGGGATCAGCCCTCGACGCCCAGCTTCTCCAGGATCAGTTCCTTGACGCGCGCCGCGTCGGCCTGTCCCCGCGTGGCCTTCATGACCGCGCCCACCAGGGCGCCCGCCGCTGCCACCTTGCCGCCGCGGATCTTGTCCGCGATGGCCGGGTTGCCCGCGATGGCCTCGTCGACGGCGGTCGTGAGGGCGCCCTCGTCCGAGACGACCTTCAGGCCGCGCTTCTCGACGACCTCGTCCGGGGTGCCTTCGCCCGCGAGAACGCCTTCGATGACCTGACGGGCCAGCTTGTCGTTGAGGGAGCCCTCCTTGACCAGCGAGGTCACCCGGGCCACCTGCTCGGGCGTGATCGGCAGTTCGTCGATCGGACGCCCCGACTCGTTGGCGTTCCGGGCCAGTTCGCCCATCCACCACTTGCGGGCCGAGACCGAGTCGGCACCCGCCTCGATCGTGGCGGCGATCAGATCGACCGCGCCCGCGTTGAGGATCGACTGCATGTCGTGCTCGGAGATCCCCCACTCCTCACGCAGCCGGTTGCGGCGTACGCGAGGCAGTTCGGGCAGGCCCGCCCGCAGCTCCTCGACCCACTCGCGGGTCGGAGCGACGGGGACGAGGTCCGGCTCGGGGAAGTAGCGGTAGTCCTCCGCCTCTTCCTTCACGCGCCCGGAGGTCGTGGAGCCCGTGTCCTCGTGGAAGTGGCGAGTCTCCTGGATGATCGTGCCGCCGCTGCTCAGGACGGCGGCGTGCCGCTGGATCTCGTACCGGCAGGCCCGCTCCACCGACCGCAGCGAGTTGACGTTCTTCGTCTCGGAGCGCGTACCGAACTTCTCGGTGCCGTTCGGGCGCAGCGAGAGGTTCACGTCGCAGCGCATCTGGCCCATCTCCATGCGGGCCTCGGAGACGCCGAGCGCCTTGATGAGCTCACGCAGTTCGGCCACGTACGCCTTGGCGACCTCGGGAGCGCGCTCGCCGGCACCGACGATCGGCTTGGTGACGATCTCGATGAGCGGGATGCCGGCACGGTTGTAGTCGAGGAGGGAGTGCGAGGCGCCGTGGATACGGCCCGTCGCGCCGCCCACGTGGGTGGACTTGCCGGTGTCCTCCTCCATGTGGGCGCGCTCGATCTCCACACGGAAGACCTCGCCGTCCTCCAACTGGACGTCCAGATAGCCGTTGAAGGCGATCGGCTCGTCGTACTGGGAGGTCTGGAAGTTCTTCGGCATGTCCGGATAGAAGTAGTTCTTCCGGGCGAAACGGCACCATTCGGCGATCTCGCAGTTCAGCGCGAGACCGATCTTGATCGCGGACTCGACACCGGTCGCGTTCATGACCGGGAGGGAGCCGGGCAGGCCGAGGCAGACGGGGCAGGTCTGCGAGTTCGGTTCGGCGCCCAGTTCGGTCGAACAGCCGCAGAACATCTTGGTCTTGGTGCCGAGTTCGACATGGACCTCGAGGCCCATGACGGGGTCGTACGACGCCAGCGCGTCCTCGTACGACACCAGGTCGATCGTGGTGGTCACGGTGAAACTTCCCTCTCAGCCCAGCAGGACGTCGTCGTCGCCCAGCCGCTTCAGCTCGCGGTAGAGCAGTGCGAGACCGGTGACGACGCCGGCGGCGGTCACCACGGCGTCGACGAGCCGCAGTGTGTCGTTCTCGATGCGCGCCTTCTTGATCTGCTTGGCGACACCGATCGCGCCGAACGCGGTCGTGGCGATGGACAGGTACGTGCCGGACTTCGACTTCTTGAAGCCCTTGGCCTTCGACAGTGCCTTGCTCACAGCGACGGAGCCTCCTCGATCAGCGGGTGTCCCCACCTTTCCACGAAGGCGGCCTCGACCGCGGCGCCCACCTTGTAAAGGCGGTCGTCCTGCATCGCGGGGGCGATGATCTGCAGACCGACCGGGAGGTTGTCCTCCGGCGCGAGACCGCAGGGCAGCGACATGGCGGCGTTGCCCGCCAGGTTGGTCGGAATGGTGCACAGGTCCGCGAGGTACATCGCCATCGGGTCGTCGGCGCGCTCGCCGATCGGGAAGGCGGTGGTCGGCGTCGTCGGCGAGACGATCACGTCGACCTGCTCGAAGGCCTTCTCGAAGTCGCGGGTGATGAGCGTACGGACCTTCTGGGCGCTGCCGTAGTACGCGTCGTAGTAGCCGCTCGACA carries:
- a CDS encoding MMPL family transporter; its protein translation is MAALARWCVRHRLLVVLLWVLALGGTTVAAMAAGSAYSNDYKVPGTESGQAAQLLKKSFPDMGGDSDTIVWHTASDAGSVRAADVEQTMKGTLDKIEELPGVASVTDPYDSQGAGRISADGHTAYASVTFDEQSKDIDKAHVQAVVDTAKDAETDGLRVELGGNAIGLTESSGGHIAEVVGVIVAAVVLFLAFGSLAASLLPIATALVSVGTAYAGIVLLGHFMTVADFAPMLGMLVGLGVGIDYALFIVTRHRRGLKRGLPVEEAARNAVATTGRAVVFAGATVCIALLGMLILRLSFLNGVAIAASLTVLLTVAASVTLLPSLLSFIGMRALSGRERRHLDEHGPEPEIPTGLAARWSAFVERHPKLLGVVALAVMTVLALPTLGLHLGTSDQGNNPETATTRQAYDLLADGFGPGVNGPLTLVTEVDGGQDRLALDNLDETLRSTEGVASVTPVTYDQGGDTAYLTVIPESSPQSEKTSDLVDRLRTDVLPRAEADTSLDLHVGGVTAGYDDFAEVIIGKLPLFVGVVIGLGCLLLLLAFRSIGIPLKAAAMNVAAVAAAFGVVVAIFQWGWGSELLGLGSAGPIEPFLPVIMVSVLFGLSMDYQVFLVSRMYEEWLETGDNRRAVRVGLAETSRVINSAAVIMISVFLAFVLSGDRVIAMFGIALAAAVALDAFVLRTLLVPALMHMLGGANWWLPRWLDRRLPRISIEPPDSGPAIPSHATIPAARDGALMDVLVKERQQDVRDIPG
- the gatB gene encoding Asp-tRNA(Asn)/Glu-tRNA(Gln) amidotransferase subunit GatB, with the protein product MTTTIDLVSYEDALASYDPVMGLEVHVELGTKTKMFCGCSTELGAEPNSQTCPVCLGLPGSLPVMNATGVESAIKIGLALNCEIAEWCRFARKNYFYPDMPKNFQTSQYDEPIAFNGYLDVQLEDGEVFRVEIERAHMEEDTGKSTHVGGATGRIHGASHSLLDYNRAGIPLIEIVTKPIVGAGERAPEVAKAYVAELRELIKALGVSEARMEMGQMRCDVNLSLRPNGTEKFGTRSETKNVNSLRSVERACRYEIQRHAAVLSSGGTIIQETRHFHEDTGSTTSGRVKEEAEDYRYFPEPDLVPVAPTREWVEELRAGLPELPRVRRNRLREEWGISEHDMQSILNAGAVDLIAATIEAGADSVSARKWWMGELARNANESGRPIDELPITPEQVARVTSLVKEGSLNDKLARQVIEGVLAGEGTPDEVVEKRGLKVVSDEGALTTAVDEAIAGNPAIADKIRGGKVAAAGALVGAVMKATRGQADAARVKELILEKLGVEG